The Corallococcus caeni region TCCTGATGACGAGGCGACGCGCCTGCTGCCGCGGACTCCGGCGCAGGCCGTGCCCGCGACGAATGAGTCGGACCGGCAGCCCCGCGCAGGGCCGTCCCCGTCCGTCCAGGTGGGGCGCTACCTGCTGCTGCGTCCGCTGGGCGCGGGGGGCATGGGCGTGGTGTACGCGGCCTATGATCCGGACCTGGACCGGAAGGTGGCGCTGAAGCTGCTGCACCCGGAGGGCCACGCGGATCCAGAGCTGGGACGGGCGCGGCTGTTGCGCGAGGCGCAGGCGATGGCGCGCATCTCACACCCGAACGTCATCCCGGTGTTCGACGTGGGCATCTGGGGCGCCCAGGTCTTCCTGGCGATGGAGCTGCTGGACGGGGGCACGCTGGGGCAGTGGCTGAAGGAGGCCCCCCGCTCGTGGCGCGAGGTGCTGGAGACGTACCTGAGCGCGGGCCGGGGGCTCGTGGCCGCGCACGCGGCGGGGCTGGTGCACCGCGACTTCAAGCCGGCCAACGTGCTGAGGGACCGCCGGGGCCGCGTCTGCGTGACGGACTTCGGGCTCGCGCGCCAGGTGGGGCTGCCCTCCGGCGACGACGCGGACCTGGCCGCGCGGGAAGTGGACGCGCTGGCCGTGGAGCGGCGCATGCTGGACGCGCCCATCACCGTCACCGGCGCGGTGATGGGCACGCCGAACTACATGTCCCCGGAGCAGGTGCTGGGCGCGGTCCCGGACGCGAGCACGGATCAGTTCAGCTTCTGCGCCGCCCTGTACGCCGCGCTCTACGGCCAGCGCCCCTTCGACGTCGCGCGCATGCAGGCGCTGAGGACGCCCGCCGACCTGGAGGGCCCGAACGCCCCTCGCCTCCTGGCGCCCCCGCGCGACACGCGGGTGCCCGCGTGGGTGGGCCGGGCGGTGGTGCGCGGGCTGGCGCTGCGCCCGGCGGAGCGCTTCCCGACGCTCGCGGCGCTGCTGGATGCGCTGGGGCAGGAGCCGAAGCGCAGGGCCCGGCGCCGCGCGTGGGGCGGCGCGGGCCTCCTGGCGGGAGGACTGCTGGTGGGCGGCGGCGTGCTCCATCAACAGTCGCGCGTGTGCGAGGGCGCGGACGCGCTCATGGCGCGGGTGTGGGGTGCACCGCAGCGGGAGCAGGTGGTGCGTGCCTTCCTCTCCACGGGCAGCCCGTTGGGGGCGGACATGGCCGGGCGCGTGGCGGACGCGCTGGATGCGTATGCGCGCGGCTGGAGCCAGCAGCACACGGAGGCGTGCAGGGCCACGCTCGTGGAGGGTACCCAGCCAGAGGCCCTGCGGGTCGAGCGCGTGGTGTGCCTGGAGCGGCGGCGTGAGGACGCTCGCGCGGTGGTGGCGCTGCTGTCCACCGCGGACGCCCCCCTCGTGGAGAAGTCCCTGTCGCTGGTGAACGCGCTCCCCGCGCTGGACGAGTGCGCGGACGTGGCGAAGCTGGGCGAGCAGCAGCGGCTGCCGGAGTCGCAAGCGGAGCGCGCCGAGGTGGAGCGCCTGGAGGCGCGGTTGTCAGAGGTGAAGGTGCTGGTGGATGGCGGACGCCTTCCTCTGGCGCGGACGCGGCTGGAGCCGCTGGTGGAGCCCGTGCGGGCCTCGGGGTACGCGCCGCTGATGGCCCGGCTCCAGCTCCAGCAGGGCTGGATGCGCGAGCAACTGGGGGACTCCGCGGGGGCGGCCATCGCGTTGCGGCAGGCGGCCTTCGACGCGGAGGCGGGGCGCGCGGACCGGCTGAAGGTCACCATCCTCAACCGGTTGCTCTACGTGGAGGAGGGGCAGCGGCACTTCGACCAGGCGGAGGTCTGGAGCGGGCTCGCGGACGCGACGCTGCGGCGCATGGGCGGTGACGCCGTGCTGGAAGCGGAGGTGCGGGTCAATCAAGGCAACCTCGCGGTCGCGAAGAACGACTTCTCCCGCGCGAATGCCCTGTTCGAGGATGCGCGGACACGGGCGGAGGCGGCGCTGCCGGAAGGCCACCCGCTGCGCGCGCGCATCACCTTCCTCCAGGGCGGCCTGGCGATCCGGATGAAGGACACCGCGCGCGGCGTGGCGCTGCTGGAGCGCGCGCTGACGCTGACGGAGGCTTCGGTGGGCCCGCTGCACCCGGACACCGCGCGCCGGCACGACGCCCTCGCCTGGGCGCTGCGCGAGGCGGCGGAGCCAGCCCGGGCCCTGCCGCACGCGCGTGCCGCCGTGGAGATCCGCAGGGCGCTCCTGGGCGCGCGCACGTTGCCGGTGGCGGAGGGGTTGGACGAGGTGGGCATGTGCCTGCTGGCGCTGGGCCGCTACGACGAGGCGCTGCGCGTCTATGAGGAAGCGCTCGCGACGAAGCAGCAGGTGGCGCCTCCGGGAGACGAGACCTTCCAGTACAGCCAGGACGGCGTGGGCCAGGCGCTGCTGGGGCTGGGCCGCGCCAAGGAAGCCATCGCGCCGTTGAGGCTGGCGGTGGGGTATCCGTCGATGCCGGAGGGGACGCTGGCGGAGTCCGGCTTCGCGCTCGCGAAGGCGTTGTGGGAGGCAGGAGAGCCGCTGCCCGCGAGGCAGGAGGCGGAAGCGGCCCGCGAGCGTTTCGTCCGCGCCACGCGTGAGCCCGAAGCCGCGAGCGTGGTCCGCTGGCTGGAGGCGCATCCGGCTCCGCAGGCCGCCGCCGTCCCCGCACGGCTCAAGGAGCCCCGGTCTCGCGCAAGGCGTTAGCGGCGCCACCGGGTGACAGGAGTCACCCGGTGAAGGGCTGTCAGGTGACAGCAGTCACCCGGCGCACGCGCCTTCCTGCCTGCGTATCCCTCTGAAGCGGGGATGCGTGGCCCCTGGCATCGCTCCTGCTTTGGAGGTGGGCATCCGGCCCTCACCGGCCCACCTCCCCGAACGGAGCGTTTCCATGATCTCCACCCTGTCCTCCTGTGTCCCCTCGTCGAAGCGTTGGGACGTGAAGCCGAACGCCGTCCAGCCCGCGTCCGTCCCGTCGAAGCCGTCCGCCACCCAGCCCGCAGCGGTGAAGGATGGCTTCGACACGGGCCGCGACACCCGCGCGGATTGGCGGTCGTTCTCCGGGGAGACCCAGGTCTCGGGCCCGCCGGCCGCG contains the following coding sequences:
- a CDS encoding serine/threonine-protein kinase, producing MKTPDADARDDTLPARRPDDEATRLLPRTPAQAVPATNESDRQPRAGPSPSVQVGRYLLLRPLGAGGMGVVYAAYDPDLDRKVALKLLHPEGHADPELGRARLLREAQAMARISHPNVIPVFDVGIWGAQVFLAMELLDGGTLGQWLKEAPRSWREVLETYLSAGRGLVAAHAAGLVHRDFKPANVLRDRRGRVCVTDFGLARQVGLPSGDDADLAAREVDALAVERRMLDAPITVTGAVMGTPNYMSPEQVLGAVPDASTDQFSFCAALYAALYGQRPFDVARMQALRTPADLEGPNAPRLLAPPRDTRVPAWVGRAVVRGLALRPAERFPTLAALLDALGQEPKRRARRRAWGGAGLLAGGLLVGGGVLHQQSRVCEGADALMARVWGAPQREQVVRAFLSTGSPLGADMAGRVADALDAYARGWSQQHTEACRATLVEGTQPEALRVERVVCLERRREDARAVVALLSTADAPLVEKSLSLVNALPALDECADVAKLGEQQRLPESQAERAEVERLEARLSEVKVLVDGGRLPLARTRLEPLVEPVRASGYAPLMARLQLQQGWMREQLGDSAGAAIALRQAAFDAEAGRADRLKVTILNRLLYVEEGQRHFDQAEVWSGLADATLRRMGGDAVLEAEVRVNQGNLAVAKNDFSRANALFEDARTRAEAALPEGHPLRARITFLQGGLAIRMKDTARGVALLERALTLTEASVGPLHPDTARRHDALAWALREAAEPARALPHARAAVEIRRALLGARTLPVAEGLDEVGMCLLALGRYDEALRVYEEALATKQQVAPPGDETFQYSQDGVGQALLGLGRAKEAIAPLRLAVGYPSMPEGTLAESGFALAKALWEAGEPLPARQEAEAARERFVRATREPEAASVVRWLEAHPAPQAAAVPARLKEPRSRARR